Proteins from one Coriobacteriia bacterium genomic window:
- the rpsP gene encoding 30S ribosomal protein S16 produces MAVKIRLARHGAKKAPFYRVVVADGRARRDGRFIEIVGRYNPRSEPSVVELDLEKVDAWLAKGAQPTEAAEKLIAIVRGEKTVPVKVESVSKKAAAKAAAEVEAAAKAVADAEAAKVKAAEEKAAEKAAAAEAAAEAAAAPAEEAPAEEAAEVVPDEAADQAAEPEAAE; encoded by the coding sequence TTGGCAGTCAAGATCCGTCTCGCGCGCCACGGCGCCAAGAAGGCGCCGTTCTATCGCGTCGTCGTTGCCGACGGCCGCGCGCGTCGCGATGGCCGCTTCATTGAAATCGTGGGCCGTTACAACCCGCGCTCTGAGCCGTCTGTCGTGGAGCTCGACCTCGAGAAGGTCGACGCCTGGCTCGCGAAGGGCGCGCAGCCTACCGAGGCCGCCGAGAAGCTCATCGCGATTGTTCGCGGCGAGAAGACCGTGCCGGTCAAGGTCGAGTCTGTTTCCAAGAAGGCTGCCGCCAAAGCCGCCGCTGAGGTAGAGGCTGCGGCCAAGGCCGTCGCTGACGCCGAGGCTGCGAAGGTTAAGGCTGCCGAAGAGAAGGCTGCCGAGAAGGCCGCCGCCGCCGAGGCTGCTGCCGAAGCAGCTGCCGCCCCTGCCGAGGAGGCTCCCGCTGAGGAGGCCGCCGAGGTCGTCCCGGACGAGGCTGCCGACCAGGCCGCCGAGCCCGAAGCTGCCGAGTAG
- a CDS encoding KH domain-containing protein, which yields MAADTEGLVRYLVTSLVDDADSVSITVSETDAAVTFEIALDPADVGKVIGRQGRIIKAIRTLARAAGTSADKQVEVEVVG from the coding sequence ATGGCCGCAGATACCGAAGGGCTCGTGCGCTATCTGGTCACGTCGCTCGTCGATGACGCGGATTCGGTCTCTATCACGGTCTCCGAGACTGACGCGGCCGTCACCTTCGAGATTGCGCTTGATCCGGCCGATGTCGGAAAGGTGATCGGTCGCCAAGGCCGCATCATCAAGGCGATTCGCACGCTTGCGCGCGCCGCCGGCACCAGTGCGGACAAGCAAGTAGAGGTCGAAGTAGT